One genomic segment of Ricinus communis isolate WT05 ecotype wild-type chromosome 5, ASM1957865v1, whole genome shotgun sequence includes these proteins:
- the LOC8264135 gene encoding 3-oxoacyl-[acyl-carrier-protein] synthase I, chloroplastic (The RefSeq protein has 2 substitutions compared to this genomic sequence), with the protein MQALQSPSLRPSPLTPLHKNTHNAAKRPTKKVSFITASSTNNNTTISAPKREKDPRKRVVITGTGLVSVFGNDVDTYYDKLLAGESGIGLIDRFDASKFPTRFGGQIRGFNSQGYIDGKNDRRLDDCLRYCIVAGKKALEHADLGGDKLSKIDKERAGVLVGTGMGGLTVFSDGVQALIEKGHRKITPFFIPYAITNMGSALLAIELGLMGPNYSISTACATSNYCFYAAANHIRRGEAELMIAGGTEAAIIPIGLGGFVACRALSQRNDDPQTASRPWDKDRDGFVMGEGAGVLVMESLEHAMKRGAPIIAEYLGGAVNCDAYHMTDPRADGLGVSSCIERSLEDAGVSPEEVNYINAHATSTLAGDLAEINAIKKVFKNTSDIKINATKSMIGHCLGAAGGLEAIACVKAITTGWLHPTINQFNPEPSVEFDTVANKKQQHEVNVAISNSFGFGGHNSVVAFSAFKP; encoded by the exons ATGCAAGCCCTGCAGTCCCCGTCTCTCCGACCATCCCCTCTAACCCCACTCCATAAAAACACTCACAATGCAGCAAAACCCCCAACTAAAAGGGTCTCCTTTATCACCGCATCATCAACAAATAACAACACGACGATTTCAGCTCCAAAGCGAGAGAAAGACCCCAGAAAAAGGGTAGTCATAACTGGTACGGGTTTGGTATCTGTGTTTGGGAATGATGTCGATACTTACTACGATAAATTGCTTGCTGGAGAAAGTGGGATCGGACTTATTGATAGGTTCGATGCGTCTAAGTTTCCTACTAGATTTGGTGGACAGATCAGGGGGTTTAATTCACAAGGTTATATTGATGGGAAAAATGATAGAAGGCTTGATGATTGTTTGAGGTATTGCATTGTTGCTGGTAAAAAAGCTCTTGAGCATGCTGATCTTGGTGGTGATAAGTTGTCTAAG ATTGATAAAGAGCGAGCTGGTGTGCTTGTTGGAACAGGGATGGGTGGTCTTACAGTCTTTTCAGATGGTGTTCAGGCCCTAATTGAAAAAGGACACAGGAAAATTACCCCATTCTTTATTCCTTATGCTATAACAAACATGGGATCTGCCTTGTTAGCTATTGAACTTGGTCTCATGGGTCCtaattattcaatttcaaCTGCTTGTGCTACCTCCAATTATTGCTTCTATGCTGCTGCCAATCATATTCGCAGAGGTGAGGCTGAATTGATGATTGCTGGTGGAACTGAAGCCGCCATCATTCCAATCGGTTTGGGAGGTTTTGTAGCATGTAGGGCCTTATCACAAAGGAATGATGATCCACAAACTGCCTCAAGGCCATGGGACAAAGATCGAGATGGCTTTGTTATGGGTGAAGGTGCTGGAGTGTTG GTAATGGAGAGTTTGGAACATGCAATGAAAAGGGGTGCACCAATAATTGCTGAGTACTTGGGAGGTGCTGTTAATTGTGATGCTTATCACATGACTGATCCAAGGGCTGATGGACTTGGGGTCTCTTCCTGCATTGAGAGAAGTCTTGAAGATGCCGGTGTGTCACCTGAGGag GTTAACTATATAAATGCACATGCAACTTCCACTCTTGCTGGTGACCTTGCTGAGATAAATGCTATTAAAAAAGTATTCAAGAATACGTCTGACATCAAAATCAATGCAACCAAG TCTATGATAGGACATTGCCTTGGTGCTGCTGGAGGTCTGGAAGCAATTGCCTGTGTGAAGGCCATTACCACAGGATGGTTGCATCCtacaattaatcaattt AACCCAGAGCCATCAGTTGAATTTGACACTGTTGCCAATAAGAAGCAGCAGCACGAAGTGAATGTTG CCATTTCAAATTCCTTTGGATTCGGTGGACACAACTCTGTGGTGGCCTTTTCTGCATTTAAACCCTGA
- the LOC8264136 gene encoding high mobility group B protein 14, translated as MVRNNERKTQHFVKLKARKRHRKNPLISWLILSARHKKQTPREKETEQQKREQLTKKMAKRASNSKKHRSSSSSTSTKSITKISNGVKDKRAKPKRISKRQIAKLDSKKPKKPPTAFFYFLEDFRKDFQEQNPDVKSMREIGKACGEKWKMMTYEEKVKYYDIATEKRAEFDKAMAEYIKKKESGEFEEVEDDSEFDE; from the exons atgGTCCGTAATAATGAGCGCAAAACGCAGCATTTCGTCAAACTTAAAGCACGGAAACGACATCGTAAGAATCCTTTGATTTCGTGGTTGATCTTGTCTGCCAGACACAAGAAGCAGACTccaagagaaaaagaaacgGAGCAGCAGAAGAGAGAGCAGCTAACAAAAAAAATGGCAAAAAGAGCTTCAAATTCAAAGAAACATCGCTCTTCTTCTTCGTCTACCTCTACTAAATCAATCACAAAAATCTCCAATGG TGTCAAAGATAAGAGAGCAAAGCCTAAAAGGATATCAAAGAGGCAAATTGCAAAACTTGATTCCAAAAAGCCCAAGAAACCTCCAACTGCTTTCTTCTACTTTCT TGAGGATTTTCGTAAGGATTTTCAAGAGCAAAATCCAGATGTGAAGTCAATGCGTGAA ATTGGAAAGGCGTGCGGTGAGAAGTGGAAAATGATGACATATGAG gaaaaagttaaatattatgatATTGCCACAGAGAAAAGAGCAGAATTCGATAAAGCTATGGCAgaatatattaagaaaaag GAAAGTGGTGAATTTGAAGAAGTTGAGGATGACTCTGAGTTTGATGAGTAA
- the LOC8264137 gene encoding uncharacterized protein ycf23: MYFQTHEAFDWITPLGAEKYLWLDNCSLKAACPVSLISSLHLLALSRKTHKLRKMHSSIFTPISSSSHTLLRPNNSPFLGNFLPSKPCFSLKKRASLATTQALLSSTKETVLKDFQERRALKIISGLQNFDKDNVASVVTAADKGGATHVDIACDPELVKLAISLTSLPVCVSSVYPAAFLAAVEAGAQMVEIGNYDSFYDKGIVFSPEQILSLTKETKRILPSVTLSVTVPHTLALPDQVKLAERLEQEGADIIQTEGGKCSNPSKSGVLGLIEKATPTLAAAYSISRAVKIPVMCSSGLSAVTAPMAIIAGASGVGVGSAVNKLNDVVAMIAEVRSIADSFGLSANSRLATPEERALTL; this comes from the exons ATGTATTTCCAAACGCATGAGGCTTTCGACTGGATTACTCCTCTGGGGGCAGAAAAATATCTTTGGCTAGACAATTGCAGTTTAAAAGCTGCCTGCCCAGTATCTCTTATCTCTTCCCTCCACCTTTTAGCTTTGTCAAGAAAGACCcacaaattaagaaaaatgcaTTCCTCAATCTTTACACCGATTTCATCATCTTCCCATACTCTCTTGAGACCAAACAATAGCCCTTTTCTTGGTAACTTTCTACCTTCAAAACCATGCTTCTCTCTCAAGAAAAGAGCTTCTTTAGCTACTACCCAAGCTCTTCTTTCATCTACCAAAGAAACAGTGTTAAAGGACTTCCAGGAACGACGAGCTCTCAAG ATCATCTCAGGTTTGCAGAATTTTGACAAAGACAATGTTGCTTCAGTTGTTACTGCTGCAGACAAG GGGGGAGCCACTCATGTGGATATAGCTTGTGACCCAGAATTAGTTAAGCTTGCCATTAGCTTAACTTCTCTGCCG GTTTGTGTTTCTTCTGTCTATCCAGCCGCATTTCTAGCTGCTGTTGAAGCCGGAGCACAGATG GTGGAAATTGGAAATTATGATTCATTCTACGACAAGGGAATTGTTTTCTCTCCAGAGCAG ATATTAAGTTTAACAAAGGAGACAAAGAGGATCCTTCCATCTGTGACATTATCAGTCACTGTTCCTCACACGCTAGCTCTCCCTGACCAG GTCAAGCTTGCAGAGCGATTGGAACAGGAAGGTGCTGACATTATACAAACTGAAGGAGGGAAATGTTCTAATCCTTCAAAATCTGGTGTTCTCGGTTTGATCGAGAAG GCAACACCGACCTTAGCTGCAGCATATTCAATTTCAAGAGCTGTGAAGATTCCGGTTATGTGTTCGTCCGGACTTAGTGCAGTAACAGCACCAATGGCAATCATAGCAGGGGCTTCTGGTGTG GGCGTGGGTTCAGCAGTGAACAAGCTAAATGATGTGGTCGCAATGATTGCGGAGGTCAGAAGTATTGCAGATTCATTCGGGCTCTCAGCTAATAGTAGACTTGCCACACCTGAAGAGCGAGCTTTGACCTTGTAA
- the LOC8264138 gene encoding cation/H(+) antiporter 15 codes for MDINNPQNFYHVPENLPFHCYIVNITAEHGFWQSENPLTQALPLLAWQLAVVIMMNRILFYLLKPLAVPRIVTDILAGILLGPSALSKTHFFSVMFPLRSIYTVETVAYWALTLHLFMAGLEMDLYSFFRIGKKSIRFAIATILLPFILGICLYFIVTSSRAPSSFRKSGCIFWGAALTVTSYPVVARILADEKLLHSDIGRLATSISFINELFTWVLLSVLIPSRIGGLNALLSLVATAAFTAFCFIVVRPALTVLIRKTSSENKYSEYYLCFILVSVSFFSLVSDMLGTTSIIGAFVFGLIMPNRILASVLLEKFEDFVTAYLLPLFFASMGLRLNIWSITNWGLSLFVLVLCCGVKIVSSMLASYYFKLSRQDGFALGILLNTKSILAMLILHMGFDKSYLQVEDYVTMALAILLMTGAVSPIISSIYHPNKRLLQYKQRTIQNTRPDSEFRILTCLQSTGNVSGIINLLDSSNATTESPLCVFALHLVELTGRASAMLIVHSPGKKSRSSYSEKIVSSFETYSNLNELVAIQPLTALSPFSTMHEDICSLAEEKEVGFLILPFHKLPTPDGKLEDEGSTSFRGVNLNVLAHAPCTVGIFVDRGFGIHGESNLTMRQLAMLFIGGPDDREALSYAWRMSLSHGVSLTVVRFLPGEGGQQNIQEQEQVGDARKGAVSIEFLSRQRKLDDEFVNEFRLKSAGEQFMGYEEKIVNNDEDLIESLKEMHQIYDLYLVGRGEGMNSPLTAGLMDWCEYPELGALGDLLITSSFAQGSVMVIQQYAGYEEGDEEFGNRIAGSPDGSGHGGEQVRNWRSPSEDNDDGLEMEPFAQTKSKGHSHSRSRSHSHSHSHNHSHSHSDENV; via the exons ATGGATATCAATAACCCACAAAATTTCTATCATGTGCCTGAAAACTTGCCTTTTCATTGCTATATTGTGAATATCACAGCGGAGCATGGCTTTTGGCAAAGCGAAAACCCCTTAACTCAAGCCCTCCCTCTCTTAGCATGGCAGCTTGCGGTTGTTATTATGATGAATCGTATTCTCTTTTATCTCTTAAAACCTTTGGCTGTCCCTCGCATTGTAACAGATATTCTG GCAGGTATATTGTTAGGACCATCAGCATTGAGCAAAACTCATTTCTTTTCCGTGATGTTTCCATTAAGAAGTATATACACAGTAGAAACTGTGGCATATTGGGCATTAACACTCCACTTGTTTATGGCTGGTTTAGAAATGGACTTGTATTCCTTCTTTCGTATAGGAAAAAAATCCATCCGCTTCGCCATTGCCACCATTTTGCTCCCATTCATCTTAGGCATCTGTCTTTACTTCATTGTAACTAGTAGCAGGGCGCCCTCCTCTTTCAGAAAAAGCGGTTGCATCTTTTGGGGAGCAGCTTTAACAGTCACAAGTTACCCTGTTGTTGCTAGAATTTTAGCCGACGAGAAGCTTCTTCACTCTGATATAGGAAGACTAGCCACGTCAATTTCGTttataaatgagttatttacGTGGGTTCTTTTATCTGTTTTAATACCATCTAGGATAGGTGGATTAAATGCTTTACTTTCTCTAGTTGCAACCGCTGCCTTCACTGCTTTCTGCTTTATTGTTGTTCGCCCTGCTCTTACTGTTTTAATCCGCAAAACTTCTTCAGAGAACAAGTACAGTGAGTACTATCTCTGCTTCATTCTGGTATCagtttccttcttttctctaGTCAGTGACATGCTAGGGACGACATCTATCATTGGGGCTTTCGTTTTCGGGCTAATTATGCCAAATAGGATACTTGCAAGTGTGCTTTTGGAGAAATTTGAGGACTTTGTCACTGCATATTTGCTGCCATTGTTCTTCGCATCGATGGGGTTAAGACTTAACATTTGGAGCATAACCAATTGGGGTTTGTCCTTGTTTGTTTTAGTGTTATGCTGTGGGGTCAAGATTGTCAGCTCTATGTTAGCTTCTTACTACTTCAAGTTGTCTCGTCAAGATGGTTTCGCACTTGGAATACTGTTGAACACGAAAAGCATATTGGCTATGCTTATCCTGCATATGGGCTTTGATAAATCG TATTTGCAAGTAGAAGATTACGTGACAATGGCGCTTGCAATTTTGCTAATGACTGGAGCTGTATCACCCATAATTTCCTCCATTTACCACCCCAACAAACGTCTATTACAATACAAGCAGAGGACTATACAGAACACTCGACCTGACTCCGAGTTCAGGATCCTCACATGCTTGCAAAGTACGGGAAATGTATCTGGCATTATCAATCTGTTAGACTCCTCCAATGCTACAACTGAATCTCCTCTCTGCGTCTTTGCCCTCCACCTTGTCGAGCTCACTGGCCGCGCCTCTGCCATGCTTATAGTCCACAGCCCGGGAAAGAAAAGCAGAAGCAGCTATTCGGAGAAGATAGTTAGTTCATTCGAGACTTACTCGAATCTAAATGAGCTGGTTGCCATCCAACCTCTAACCGCGCTGTCCCCATTCTCCACTATGCATGAAGATATTTGCAGTCTAGCTGAGGAAAAAGAAGTGGGTTTCCTGATCCTCCCTTTCCATAAGCTACCCACTCCTGATGGAAAATTAGAGGACGAAGGTAGCACATCATTCAGAGGTGTAAACCTTAATGTGTTAGCTCATGCACCTTGCACAGTTGGTATCTTTGTAGACAGAGGATTTGGAATTCATGGAGAATCGAATCTCACTATGCGTCAATTAGCAATGTTATTCATCGGTGGTCCTGATGATCGTGAAGCATTATCTTATGCCTGGAGAATGTCACTAAGTCATGGAGTTTCTTTAACAGTAGTGCGGTTTCTTCCTGGAGAGGGAGGGCAACAGAATatacaagaacaagaacaGGTTGGAGATGCACGTAAAGGAGCAGTATCCATCGAATTCTTGAGCAGACAACGGAAACTAGATGATGAATTTGTGAATGAATTCAGGCTCAAATCAGCAGGAGAACAGTTTATGGGATATGAGGAGAAGATAGTGAACAATGATGAAGATCTAATAGAAAGCTTGAAAGAAATGCATCAAATATATGATCTTTATCTGGTGGGGAGAGGGGAAGGAATGAATTCTCCTCTAACAGCAGGATTGATGGATTGGTGCGAGTATCCTGAGCTAGGGGCATTaggtgatttattaattacttcAAGTTTTGCACAGGGTTCAGTTATGGTAATACAACAATATGCTGGCTATGAAGAGGGAGATGAAGAATTTGGGAATCGTATAGCAGGCTCGCCGGATGGTTCAGGGCATGGAGGGGAACAAGTCAGGAATTGGCGATCACCTTCAGAGGATAATGATGATGGTCTCGAGATGGAGCCATTTGCACAAACCAAATCCAAGGGTCACAGTCACAGTCGCAGTCGCAGTCACAGTCACAGTCATAGTCACAATCACAGCCACAGTCACAGTGATGAGAACGTTTAG
- the LOC8264139 gene encoding uncharacterized protein LOC8264139, with product MQEETEKSSNSSSSSSRRKKMKMWLLRRMKVKESWRWRWRFLGSAFKWKRVNLQLSFLDNLLFKIMSLLEAIVLVATLCFFFLCCGCHF from the coding sequence atgcaaGAAGAGACTGAGAAGAGCAGCAATAGCAGCAGCAGTAGCAGCAGaaggaagaagatgaagatgtgGCTACTTCGGAGGATGAAGGTGAAGGAGTCATGGAGATGGAGATGGAGGTTTTTAGGTTCTGCTTTTAAGTGGAAACGGGTGAACTTGcagctttcttttcttgataatTTGCTTTTCAAGATTATGTCTCTTTTGGAGGCTATTGTTCTTGTTGCTACCTtgtgtttcttctttttatgctGTGGTTGCCACTTTTGA